A single window of Rhodamnia argentea isolate NSW1041297 chromosome 5, ASM2092103v1, whole genome shotgun sequence DNA harbors:
- the LOC115729058 gene encoding uncharacterized protein LOC115729058, producing the protein MARSSYFLLSLVLLVASLSEIREVEFTISNAAPNTEGGVIFADQIGDTYARHTMIAATNFIWRVFQETTAADRKGVARVSLIINNSHGVADASGNTIYFSANYLSQIQGDKQEFAGIMYHEMTHVWQWFGGGNPSTRPVIEGIADFVRLRAHLAPAIWPRRGAGNSWGESSAVTAYFLDYCESQRNGFVAELNKKMRDGYSDDFFVQLLGRSADQLFGEYKARYGGAAK; encoded by the exons ATGGCTCGTTCATCTTATTTCTTGCTCTCTCTCGTCCTGCTCGTTGCGTCTCTAAGCGAAATCCGGGAGGTCGAGTTCACCATCTCCAACGCGGCCCCAAACACTGAAGGCGGCGTTATCTTCGCTGATCAGATTGGAGACACGTACGCTCGGCACACGATGATTGCAGCCACCAACTTCATATGGCGGGTCTTCCAGGAAACGACCGCAGCTGACCGGAAAGGTGTGGCTCGTGTGAGCTTGATCATCAATAACTCACACGGCGTTGCGGACGCAAGCGGCAACACAATCTATTTCAGTGCTAACTATCTCAGCCAAATACAAG GTGATAAGCAAGAGTTTGCCGGCATAATGTACCACGAGATGACGCATGTGTGGCAGTGGTTCGGAGGAGGGAACCCGAGCACGCGACCAGTGATTGAGGGGATCGCCGATTTCGTGAGGCTGAGGGCGCATCTTGCGCCGGCGATATGGCCCCGGCGGGGGGCAGGGAACAGCTGGGGCGAGAGCTCCGCCGTGACGGCCTATTTCTTGGATTACTGCGAGAGCCAGCGGAACGGGTTCGTGGCGGAGCTCAACAAGAAGATGAGAGATGGCTACAGCGACGACTTCTTCGTGCAATTGCTGGGAAGGTCGGCTGATCAGCTGTTTGGCGAGTACAAGGCCCGGTATGGAGGGGCGGCTAAGTAG